In Fodinicurvata sediminis DSM 21159, one genomic interval encodes:
- a CDS encoding helix-turn-helix transcriptional regulator, whose protein sequence is MEIDPTTVSRLVELQRNFLQLDLEEDRVRDMLGEIAELVGADTAFAGWVDDGQPWLVTWNTGPQFVPFLQENLAGVDRDGNIRSRDPDLDRLNRRRRQLGSGVYNEQALAPREEIEQTAYFRNGFAPAGMPHVIGMTARLAVGEAIFAFGFIEPDSPGFISGRTETLLSFLLPAFEAGFQAIDRKNMHHARLQQLIDNSSLPARIIGAEDPPDPEALLQLPLPELGGQGGDPHLSIQKIRPEQMALLLARNFGLTQRQQEVCALVLGGHSTSSIAEMLGIRNNTARRHCEAVLQKCGITRREQLANLAMENFSIPTPVTPRP, encoded by the coding sequence ATGGAAATCGATCCCACTACGGTCAGCCGCTTGGTCGAGCTGCAGCGAAATTTCCTGCAGCTGGATCTTGAAGAAGATCGCGTCCGTGACATGCTTGGCGAGATTGCCGAGCTGGTCGGCGCAGATACCGCCTTTGCCGGATGGGTCGACGATGGTCAGCCCTGGCTCGTGACCTGGAACACAGGCCCTCAGTTCGTCCCCTTCCTTCAGGAAAACCTTGCGGGCGTGGATCGTGACGGCAACATCCGCAGCCGCGATCCCGACCTGGATCGTTTGAATCGGCGGCGGCGACAGCTGGGCAGTGGAGTCTACAATGAGCAGGCGCTGGCCCCGCGCGAGGAAATCGAGCAAACCGCCTATTTCAGGAACGGCTTCGCACCTGCCGGCATGCCCCATGTCATCGGCATGACAGCCCGCCTGGCGGTCGGCGAAGCCATCTTCGCCTTCGGCTTCATCGAACCGGACTCGCCCGGGTTCATCAGTGGCCGAACAGAAACCCTTCTTAGTTTCCTGCTGCCGGCCTTCGAAGCAGGGTTTCAGGCAATCGACCGCAAGAATATGCACCATGCAAGATTGCAGCAACTGATCGATAATTCATCCCTGCCCGCACGCATAATAGGCGCTGAAGACCCACCGGACCCTGAGGCCCTCCTGCAATTGCCCCTGCCCGAACTCGGCGGACAGGGCGGTGACCCGCACCTCTCGATCCAGAAGATACGCCCAGAGCAGATGGCCTTGCTTCTCGCCAGAAATTTCGGCCTGACCCAGAGGCAGCAGGAAGTCTGTGCCCTGGTTCTTGGCGGACATTCGACCTCTTCAATCGCCGAAATGCTAGGCATCCGAAACAACACGGCGCGCAGGCACTGCGAGGCAGTGCTCCAGAAATGCGGGATCACGCGCCGCGAACAACTGGCAAACCTGGCCATGGAGAATTTCTCCATCCCAACGCCCGTTACGCCCCGGCCTTAG